The genomic DNA GATAATTTAATCTCTATTTGTAGATTATCAACAATATCATTGCCTAAAAAAAAGTAGATTTTCGCTTTCGCGGAAATATAAAAACTCTTGAAAATGTTAGACAAAGATTTTTTTGAAATTGCCCAAAATCATTTTAATGAAGCCTTACCATTTGTATTATACAAAAAGCCTAATGCAGCAATAGTAAAAGGGCTTTTTCAAGAAGATGATGCTATTTATAAGTCTATAGATCTAATAGAAAGTGGTTTTGTGTTTTCTCCTTTTGATAGTGAAAAGGAAACTATTTTAATTCCTGAAAGCAAGTCTCAAACCTTAGAAACAAATTTTAAAACAAAGGAAGAAGACGTTAGTAATAAAGACTTAGAGAATACTATAGATCATGAAGCAAAAAACAATCATGAAAATTTAGTTTTTAAAAGTCTGCAAAGTATAGAATCTGGTATTTTAAAAAAAGTTGTAGTTTCAAGAAAAAAAATAATTCCACTTAAAGAAAAAAATGCAATTACATTATTTTCAAGATTATTAAACACATATCCAAAAGCTTTTGTTTACTGTTGGTATCATCCTAAAATAGGGTTGTGGCTTGGTGCAACACCAGAAACATTGTTAACAGTAACAGGAAATAGATTTACAACAATGGCTTTAGCAGGAACACAAAAATTTAAAGGCGATAAAAACCCAAAATGGGAAGCTAAAGAAATTGAAGAACAGCAATTAGTAACAAATTTTATAGTAGAAAATTTAAAAACTTCTGTAACTAATTTTAGCGTAGCTAATGTAGAAACAATTAAGGCAGGAAATTTATTACATTTAAGAACTAAAATTTCCGGTATTTTAAATTCAAACTTAAAAACAATATTAAGCGCATTACATCCTACTCCTGCAGTTTGTGGTTTACCAAAAGAACCAGCAAAGCAATTTATTTTGCAGCATGAAAACTACAATCGAGAATTTTATACTGGTTTTTTAGGAGAATTAAATACAACCGAAAAAAAATCAAGAAATAACAATAGGCGTAACGTAGAAAATAATGCTTATACCTCTATAAAAAAAGTTTCTAACTTGTTTGTAAACTTACGTTGTATGCAACTTACAGATGTAAATGCTACTATTTATGTTGGTGGCGGAATTACCAAAGACTCTATTCCAGAAAAAGAATGGGAAGAAACAGTTAACAAAACTCAAACCATGAAAAAGGTGCTGTTTTAATATGGTTTAAAATAGTGAATATTGTATTTTTGTAGTTAGATGAAATACCCAAAAATACCACTCGCACAAACCGTTGTTCAGCTTTTAAAAGCTAAAAACATACAACATATTGTATTATCTCCAGGTAGCCGTAATGCACCATTAACTATTGGTTTTACTTACCACACATTTTTTAAATGTTATAGTGTTGTAGATGAGCGTTGTGCCGCTTTTTTTGCTATGGGTATTGCACAGCAAATACAACAGCCTGTTGCAGTTGTATGTACATCTGGTAGTGCACTTTTAAATTATTATCCTGCCGTTGCAGAAGCTTTTTATAGTAATATTCCTTTAGTCGTTTTAAGTGCCGATAGACCTAAACATTTAATAGGCATTGGTGATGGACAAACTATAAATCAAGAACATGTTTTTAAAAATCATATTTTATATTCGGCAAATTTAAAGCAGGATTTAAATGAAGAAAACAAGCTTGAAAAAGATAACTTACCAATAATTAAAAGTATTGAAAATAAAATAGAAAAATATCTAGAATTACAGGAGACCATTCAAAATTATAATGAAAAGGAGATTAATACAGCATTAAATATATCTATATCTAAAAATGGCCCAGTACATGTAAATATCCCGTTTAATGAGCCATTATACGATATTGTAGAAGAGCTAACTGTGTCACCACAGCTAATGCCTATTAAAGAAAGTAATTTAGAAATAGAAAATTTAGAAGCTTTCAAAACAATTTGGAAAGCTTCTAAACGAAAATTAGTTTTGGTAGGTGTAAATCAGCCAGACAGTGTAGCGCA from Lacinutrix sp. 5H-3-7-4 includes the following:
- a CDS encoding chorismate-binding protein — protein: MLDKDFFEIAQNHFNEALPFVLYKKPNAAIVKGLFQEDDAIYKSIDLIESGFVFSPFDSEKETILIPESKSQTLETNFKTKEEDVSNKDLENTIDHEAKNNHENLVFKSLQSIESGILKKVVVSRKKIIPLKEKNAITLFSRLLNTYPKAFVYCWYHPKIGLWLGATPETLLTVTGNRFTTMALAGTQKFKGDKNPKWEAKEIEEQQLVTNFIVENLKTSVTNFSVANVETIKAGNLLHLRTKISGILNSNLKTILSALHPTPAVCGLPKEPAKQFILQHENYNREFYTGFLGELNTTEKKSRNNNRRNVENNAYTSIKKVSNLFVNLRCMQLTDVNATIYVGGGITKDSIPEKEWEETVNKTQTMKKVLF